ATTTTTATAGGTATGTTTCGTATCAATAGGTAACTGATCATTCTCATTTAGCTGTAAAGGAGGAAATAATGTGTTATCTGAGCTACGAGTAGTACCAATTAATCAAGTATTTTTACATGAAGAATACGAAGTAGAGAGGCTAAAAAAACTTTGCAGCAGAATTAAAAATGAGCAAAAGGTAAAAAATCCTCCTATTGCTTTGCAACTTGAACATGACAAATATTTGATTCTGGATGGAGCTCATCGCACATTATCTTTACAGAGATTAAATTGCAAACGAATTGTGATACAAGTGGTGGATTTAGAGTTTCTTTCCATAGATGCCTGGGCTCATCATCTTGTAGATGCTGAGAATCTTATCGAGGAATTGCTACAGAACCCCGATTTATTATGGCGGAAGGAAAAATATGCTGTAGAGCCGATCGCGACACTTTTCGTTAGGAATGAGAAACACTATGTATACACTCCCGCAGATTTTTACATGGATGTAAAAAAGAGAATTACGATTTGGAAGGAGATTGTTAATTCTTATTCTAGTAAATATAACTTTGATCGTATAACAGCAGAGCAATTGCCTGTTGACCGAGGCATTGTATTTCAATATCCTGCTTTTCATATTGATCAGATTAAAAAAATAGTTGATGAAGGCCTTCTTTTACCAGCAGGTGTAACAAAATTTACCCTTACTTGCGGGCGAATTTTGAATTTGAACATCCCGCTTAGTTTTTTGATTCGAGAAGATTACGTAGAAGAGGATTGGCTTGAATTACTGGCATTATGGAGAGCTTCTATTAGGCTTTATACTGATCCGGTTTTTTTGTGTGAAATTTAGGCTGGGAAAGGTAAAAAAGAGGAGGAGACTTTAGATGGAGCTGAAAAAGGCTAAAGCTCATCTGTTACTGACAGAGGGAAGTTTTCACGCTGTATATTTAATCAGAGATTGGTATGAAAGCTTTAAAGATACGACTTCATTCAAGGGCATTGTTATCAGAGATAATCAGGGTAACAGTGAACAAAAGGTGCAATTCCACCGTACCTTCTCTGGTAAAAAGCAACTTACAGAGAATGAATACAGTGAACTTCTTTCGCTATACGGAACCATCAGTGAAGCAGAAAAAAGTATGATTTCATTATATGGAATTCCCTCCTATCCTGCTGATGTCGTTGGGCATATCCATTATAGCGGACCCAATTTGAATCACCCTGACATGGAAGCATTTATCAGCAGTTTGACCAAGGAATATGATCTTACGGTATATATTTTCTTGGATCAGATTTTAAAACCCTGGTGGATTGAGTATACAGAAGGAAACATTATTAATGCTCATTCAGCAGTTCTTCCGTATGCGAGAGGAATGTATGCCATCGAAAATATGGCTGTGAAAGGTAACCAGAATGACTTTCAAAGAGCCGCTGGAGCATCCATTCATTATGTAGATAACGGAATCGATACAGGGCCAATTATCAGAGCGGTAAGAATAAAGGACCCATTTCGTTATGAATCCATTTGGGAAGTGAAAGCTACCTCCTATCGATTAGCTTTTGAGCTTTTAGTCAATCAGGCGGGGGCAGAATTTAAAAATCCTGATTTGCAATATGTAGGGGTTAAAAGCGATAAAAATAATTTGGGAGAAAATTTTTTAAGTAAAAATTTTGATGAGGATAAAAAGAAGGTAGCCCAAGAGCAATTTCTATCAATGAAAAAGTCTCAAATGTCATTTAAAAAAGCATGGGAGGCCAGAACATGATTTATGAAAATGCTTTAGAATTAATAGGTAATACGCCAGTGGTGAAGCTTAAGCATTTAGTTCAGAGTGAAAATAGTGAATTATTTGTAAAATTAGAAGGCTTTAATCCCGGTGGAAGCTCAAAAGATAGGGTTGCCAAGCGCATAATTGAGTTTGCTGAAAAAAACGGGCAACTAAAGCCCAATGGAACAATTGTTGAATCCTCATCAGGCAATCTGGCTATAGGATTAGCTATGGTAGCGAAGATGAAGGGCTATAAAATGATATGTGTAGTAGACCCTAAAATTAGCAAGGTTAATTTAAACCTGATTAAAGCATTTGGGGCACAGGTTCATATGGTAGAAAAGGCAGATGAGCATGGAAACTATTTAAAAACACGGTTGGCCACGGCTCAATTATTAGAAAGAACAATAGAGGGGGCTTATTGGCCCAATCAATACAACAATCCAGAGAATCCTAGAGCGTATATGGAGTCATTAGCCCGTGAAATTCACAGTGATTTTCAGGATACACTGGATTGGATTGTTTGTCCGGTTGGCACAGCAGGATTAATTACAGGAGTGGCAGCAGAAATGAAAAAATTAAGCCCCTCTGTGAAAATTTTAGCTGTAGACGCTGTAGGATCGGTTATCTTTGGCGGGCAACCAGGCCCACGAAGGTTGCTGGGGATTGGCAATGCTATTGTTCCAGGGAATTTAGATAAAAGCTTGTATGATGATGTAAGCTATGTAAATGATGCAGATGCGTTCTATATCACAAGGCAATTGGTACTACAGGAAGGATTACTCGTAGGAGGATCATCAGGGGCAGCCGTTTGTGCAGCCCTGCGTTTACTCGATGATTTAGCTGAAGGACAAAGAGTATTAGCCATTTTGCCTGATAGGGGAGATAGATACTATAGCACCATTTTTTCAGATGAATGGATGAGTCAACATGACATTACACTGCCTACCTCTATTTATAAATCTATTTCGATTAATTAAAGCGACAGCGATAAAGGAGTGGTTATGATGTTAGTGGAAACGAAGCCGGAATTAATTTATCTGAACAAGCAAGATATTATCGACGTAGGTGGCTATAAGTCGCAAATATACGTACAGGCTATAAAACAAGCTCTTAGCCTACATTCAGAAAAGAATTTCAGTCAGCCTCTAAAACCGTATCTCAAAACGAATAAAAAAGATGAGCATATCGCTGATAGAATCATAGCTATGCCGGCCTACTTGGGGGAGCCTGCCATCTCGGGCATCAAGTGGATCGGAAGTAAATTTTCCAATCCTACGAAAAAGAATTTGGAAAGAGCAAGCGCTTTGATTATTTTAAATGATCCTGAAACAAACTTCCCCATCGCTATTTTAGAAGGCAGTGTTATCAGTGCTATGAGAACGGCGGCAGTAACAGTAGTAGCCACCGAATACTTGGCTAAAAAAGACTTCCAGCATTTATCCGTTATAGGTTGTGGATTAATTGCTAAGATGCAAATAAATTCTTTATTAGAGCAGTTTGACCAGATTAAGAATGTTCACTTGTTTGATTTAGATTTACAAAAGGCTAAAATGTTTGGCAAGGAGATGCAGCAGCGCTTTAGTCATGTTGTATTTCAGATTCATCACTCAGCTCAAAGTGCAGTAGAGAATGCAGAAGTTCTCGTCACGTGCACCGTCACAGACCAGCCGTATATTAAAGCAGACTGGATCAAGAAAGGAACATTTGTTAGTAACATTTCTATTATGGACGTAGAGAAGGAAGCTTATTTACGGGCAGATAAAGTGGTGGTCGATGACTGGGATCAATCCAATCGTGAGAAAAAAATTATTAATCAGTTAGTATTAGAAGGTAAATTTTCAAAGGAAATGCTTCATGCAGAACTAGGAGATATTATCACCAATAAAAAAGCCGGCCGAGAAACCGATGATGAGATTATTATTTTAAATCCGATGGGGATGGCTATAGAAGATATCTCGTGCGCTTATGAAATTTATAGAAAAGCACGACAAGAAGGAGTAGGTACAGTATTGAGCTTGTATTAAAGGGAAGTAAATAAGCAAGCAGTAGGCTATACGATAAAAAATGATTTTGTAGCGATAAAAAAGCACATGGTTTGGCTGGTCAAGCCCCCGTTTTGTAGACAGTAAGAAAAGCCCCGGCCGTTAGGCCGCTAACTGACGCCTAAATTCACTAGGCGTCAGTTTATTTAACTTCAGTTGAAGACGTTCTTCGTTGTAAAAATAAATGTAATTTTCAATTCTCCTTTGAGCATCTTGAAGATCTCGTATATCATAGGGATATAGGGCTTCGGTTTTCAAATGAGAAAAGAAGCTTTCTATCGAGGCATTGTCTAGGCAATTGCCCCGTCGGGACATGCTGATTTGGGCGCCAACCGTAGGCAGCATGTCGTGGTATGCATGGGACGTGTACTGGGAGCCTTGGTCGCTGTGAACGATCAAACCAGTCACGTCTTTTTGCATTTCAAATGCTTTCCTAAAAGTCTCTAGAACAAGCGCATTGTCATTTCGAGTACTGATATGATAAGCGATAATCTCATGCGTACATAAATCTTTGATTGCAGAAAGGTAGATACGTTCCTCACCAATTCGATATTGGGTAACGTCAGTTACCCATTTTTGATTAGGCTCTTGAGCGGTAAAATCACGCTTGAGTAAATTATCTGCAACACGTCCATCCGATACCTTTGCTTGATGGGCAGTCATATAGGAACGTTTACGGCGAATGATGGATTTAAGTCCCAGATTTTGCATGATGCGTAATACTTTCTTATGATTAACCCTACAACCAAATTGGCGTAACAGTTCGGCCTGAATTCGACGATATCCATATATTCCTTTTCTTTGTTCATAGATCGTTCTGATCCGTTTTTTCATCGATTTATCCCTATACAAGTTTCTAGTAGAGAGGTACTTGTAATAGCCACTTCTCGAAACTCCTAACACCTTACAAACCTCAGTAATTGGATATATTGTAGACAAACTCTCCACAATTCGATACTTCTTCCTTACACCTCCCGCATCCAGATTTCCAAACACTTTTTTAGGATTTCATTCTCGTGCTTCAGTTTCTGGACATATCTATCCTGATCAATATAGGCCTCACGACGTCCGCGTCGATCTAGAAGTCCAAACTCACCCTGTTGTCTGTACTTTCTCATCCACTTTTTTAAGCGATCTTTGTCCTGAATTTCCAAATGCTCTACAATTTGTTTGTACGTCCATCTTTCCTCAATGTGTAAACGGATGGCTTCCATTTTCAATGATTCTGGATAACTTTTAAATTTTTGTCCTTTAACCGCCATGAAAAATACACCCCCTAAAGTTCATCGGATAACCTCAGGGCTTTTTCCAATGTCTACTTTAAGGGGTGCACTTCAGGCACTAATAGCCAAACGAAGTGCTTTTTTTATTTACCTTATTTCTTTTCCACGTTTTACATATACATGATGTAGAGGTGAAAAGGAGGGATTGTGGATGAACCAGGAGGAACAACGTCAACTGGAATATGCAATTGATGAAATAACAGAAATTGCCAAAGGATTTGGCTTAGATTTTTATCCCATGCGGTATGAGATATGTCCTGCGGAGATTATTTATACGTTTGGGGCCTATGGCATGCCGACTAGATATTCGCATTGGTCATTTGGTAAAAACTTCTTCAAAATGAAACTTCAATACGACTTAAACCTTAGTAAAATTTATGAGTTAGTGATTAACTCTAATCCATGCTATGCCTTTTTATTAGACGGAAATAGCTTGATCCAAAATAAATTAATTGTGGCACATGTACTGGCTCACTGCGATTTCTTCAAGAATAATGTACGCTTTAGTAATACGAATCGCAATATGGTAGAAAGCATGGCAGCTAGTGCTGATCGTATCCGGGAGTACGAAATTGCCTATGGGAAAGAGAAAGTGGAGGACTTATTGGACGCTTGCATTGGGATTCAAGAGCATATTGATCCAAGACTGATCCAGCCTAAAAAAGAAAGAACAACGTTATATGCGGAAAAGTCAGATACTCCTAAGATTTATAAGCCTAGCTCACCTTATGATGATTTGTGGAAGCTTGATCAAGATGCTCCGATAACAGATACTGAATCTAATCAGCATCAACGATTTCCCGAGCAACCGGAGAAAGATTTACTCTGGTTTATTCAGGAATATAGCCCATATTTGGCACCATGGCAGCGTGATATCATGACCATTATACGTGATGAAATGTTATATTTTTGGCCACAGATGGAAACGAAGATTATGAATG
The nucleotide sequence above comes from Brevibacillus laterosporus LMG 15441. Encoded proteins:
- a CDS encoding ParB N-terminal domain-containing protein, yielding MLSELRVVPINQVFLHEEYEVERLKKLCSRIKNEQKVKNPPIALQLEHDKYLILDGAHRTLSLQRLNCKRIVIQVVDLEFLSIDAWAHHLVDAENLIEELLQNPDLLWRKEKYAVEPIATLFVRNEKHYVYTPADFYMDVKKRITIWKEIVNSYSSKYNFDRITAEQLPVDRGIVFQYPAFHIDQIKKIVDEGLLLPAGVTKFTLTCGRILNLNIPLSFLIREDYVEEDWLELLALWRASIRLYTDPVFLCEI
- a CDS encoding formyltransferase family protein; its protein translation is MELKKAKAHLLLTEGSFHAVYLIRDWYESFKDTTSFKGIVIRDNQGNSEQKVQFHRTFSGKKQLTENEYSELLSLYGTISEAEKSMISLYGIPSYPADVVGHIHYSGPNLNHPDMEAFISSLTKEYDLTVYIFLDQILKPWWIEYTEGNIINAHSAVLPYARGMYAIENMAVKGNQNDFQRAAGASIHYVDNGIDTGPIIRAVRIKDPFRYESIWEVKATSYRLAFELLVNQAGAEFKNPDLQYVGVKSDKNNLGENFLSKNFDEDKKKVAQEQFLSMKKSQMSFKKAWEART
- the sbnB gene encoding 2,3-diaminopropionate biosynthesis protein SbnB, giving the protein MLVETKPELIYLNKQDIIDVGGYKSQIYVQAIKQALSLHSEKNFSQPLKPYLKTNKKDEHIADRIIAMPAYLGEPAISGIKWIGSKFSNPTKKNLERASALIILNDPETNFPIAILEGSVISAMRTAAVTVVATEYLAKKDFQHLSVIGCGLIAKMQINSLLEQFDQIKNVHLFDLDLQKAKMFGKEMQQRFSHVVFQIHHSAQSAVENAEVLVTCTVTDQPYIKADWIKKGTFVSNISIMDVEKEAYLRADKVVVDDWDQSNREKKIINQLVLEGKFSKEMLHAELGDIITNKKAGRETDDEIIILNPMGMAIEDISCAYEIYRKARQEGVGTVLSLY
- a CDS encoding helix-turn-helix domain-containing protein, producing the protein MAVKGQKFKSYPESLKMEAIRLHIEERWTYKQIVEHLEIQDKDRLKKWMRKYRQQGEFGLLDRRGRREAYIDQDRYVQKLKHENEILKKCLEIWMREV
- a CDS encoding IS3 family transposase, with product MFGNLDAGGVRKKYRIVESLSTIYPITEVCKVLGVSRSGYYKYLSTRNLYRDKSMKKRIRTIYEQRKGIYGYRRIQAELLRQFGCRVNHKKVLRIMQNLGLKSIIRRKRSYMTAHQAKVSDGRVADNLLKRDFTAQEPNQKWVTDVTQYRIGEERIYLSAIKDLCTHEIIAYHISTRNDNALVLETFRKAFEMQKDVTGLIVHSDQGSQYTSHAYHDMLPTVGAQISMSRRGNCLDNASIESFFSHLKTEALYPYDIRDLQDAQRRIENYIYFYNEERLQLKLNKLTPSEFRRQLAA
- a CDS encoding SpoVR family protein; this translates as MNQEEQRQLEYAIDEITEIAKGFGLDFYPMRYEICPAEIIYTFGAYGMPTRYSHWSFGKNFFKMKLQYDLNLSKIYELVINSNPCYAFLLDGNSLIQNKLIVAHVLAHCDFFKNNVRFSNTNRNMVESMAASADRIREYEIAYGKEKVEDLLDACIGIQEHIDPRLIQPKKERTTLYAEKSDTPKIYKPSSPYDDLWKLDQDAPITDTESNQHQRFPEQPEKDLLWFIQEYSPYLAPWQRDIMTIIRDEMLYFWPQMETKIMNEGWASFWHCRILREMDLTEAETIEFAKLHSSVIQPSTTSINPYHLGLKMFEDIEMRYNNPTKEEQERFGRKPNQGMEKIFEVRELEGDISFIRNYLTEDLVRRLDMYTFGKQGSDWVITQKQWELVRDQLVLSRVNGGFPYLIVQDGDYLRSGELYIKHLYEGLELDVKYIEKTLPYVYTLWGKNVHIETTLDDRAVAFSYDGKKVQRKFL
- the sbnA gene encoding 2,3-diaminopropionate biosynthesis protein SbnA; this encodes MIYENALELIGNTPVVKLKHLVQSENSELFVKLEGFNPGGSSKDRVAKRIIEFAEKNGQLKPNGTIVESSSGNLAIGLAMVAKMKGYKMICVVDPKISKVNLNLIKAFGAQVHMVEKADEHGNYLKTRLATAQLLERTIEGAYWPNQYNNPENPRAYMESLAREIHSDFQDTLDWIVCPVGTAGLITGVAAEMKKLSPSVKILAVDAVGSVIFGGQPGPRRLLGIGNAIVPGNLDKSLYDDVSYVNDADAFYITRQLVLQEGLLVGGSSGAAVCAALRLLDDLAEGQRVLAILPDRGDRYYSTIFSDEWMSQHDITLPTSIYKSISIN